In Lineus longissimus chromosome 13, tnLinLong1.2, whole genome shotgun sequence, one genomic interval encodes:
- the LOC135497724 gene encoding uncharacterized protein LOC135497724 — MMQLGATLSLLRAPNRGYVPPDDSQFIQAATRKVDEAQERAMGNMSSLADLYASQNRFEDFDKVTAEMEKIEEEFADSQNAAEQYFAERREKSSSSRSTPSIIRNWDSLANVHRSQQFRSAIEMIEEHEESSRGLPEPEDRLKDVTTTEADRTPDKPDGRTLDDVGVQQPAVVIDHGEIAMGEITIGDKGPGEIAMGVPAMDDSKPRGGNGSTLIGDQGRSDVATGTTAPPQQKKVGQAVTVVKQKQTTDEEARHRNRQVEGPKKVQFYSPAAPIDNRQVKPTRPPEPIQNHPVAQNRLVAPTGNANVELSHSNQGSVPAVNCSQPSKDKNPLRFQGKQIDSIPAYSPNSYGANSQPTHMPNTIKADWSQPYNTIQYYGTGGQEPSNQQFTQDNNIGQPSMLEKDMWRQLKRVSIPVFSGDLKSYESWKAAFVACIDKAPATAEFKLLHLREHLRGEALKVIENLGHSATAYQAAKDRLDRKYGGYRRQVALHFEEIHNFRPIRPGKLKEDVEKFADLLDLTVINLKESGLYSDLDSRLLYSILMKKMTEKMVAEYHRWLDDYQYKESIEVLHAWIIKEAQVRIVAHEAVRGFADGTGDDRKNGQSTDDDRRHRSDDNYKKKKSFFTSGSAGAAKPEFKRDCPLSSCQEQHGIWSCDKFKGLEIDKRWDMAKELKLCYRCLANSNHRGVDCKRSRVCGIEGCKETHNRLLHRSPLPKESLSATKGENKKEKRPAASGEKPRSQNYGSLTTTSDDKEESEYIALRTVPVIVKNGRKRLKINVLLDDGSTTTYINTEVAEELGLKGEVMKTTVSVLNGMVESFETTPVEVGLESLDKRIDMMITARTTDNVTGDMKAIDWRDYADKFEHLKDIAFPKHGKRETIDMLIGVDYPELHFSLKEVAGKDGGPIARKTRLGWTCVGCPQKEMKKERNFFVNRKNTVLEEINATMKQFWEIDSSGAKTENHGSSHMSLEDKAVCTVIQKEMVYKDNRYEVPLPWREGRPELPDNSQMAVQRLASTERRLLREPEVAKAYTATIKQYLEKNYVRKVPPAEEQPPSKWYLPHFPVVRPDKSTTKTRIVFDASAKFEGVSLNDTLHQGPKLQKDLVDVLLRFRKEPVALVGDIQQMYLQLEVEAKDRPFQRFLWRDLDTTRAPEEYEFNRVVFGINSSPFLAQFVAEEHAKRHRSIFPLASDTILKSTFMDDSMDSVLNDTEGVKLYHELDELWHKAGMYCRKWLSNSLTVLAEIPEEDRAAEISLDEGELPSTKTLGVLWQAKEDQFSFTATPVEDNFTLTKRTFLQKLAKVFDPMGFISPYIIRGKILMQEIWTTGVGWDDRNLGCLEQKAQCWFDDLRDLGLIKIPRCLRLDSTEKLLSIEVHAFSDASQDAYGAVLYERTTYEGGLIISHFIVSKTRVAPLAATSIPRLELMGATLALHLTMSVIAALQLPMQDVTFWSDSANVLWWIRGRSRQFKPFVAHRIGEIQTQTCPDQWKHVPTKMNPADILTRGAKVKELSDNTLWWNGPEFLLKDHSKWPEQNFGEDKSPSKNCQQPVGQRRHGELDAEEIHDAEHQFIRQAQLETFPAEYKALQKNKALPVASRIQGLRPMIDQDGILRSNGRLEKAEFLAYDVRYPVILPRKSWVTTLIIRFHHEQANHAAGVNHILASLSAKYWIPAGREAIREFEKSCYECRRRKAKAATQLMAPLPRVRQRLPLRAFARTSVDFGGPYLTKQGRGRIRTKRYLCLFTCLLSRAVHLEMAFSLDTD; from the exons ATGATGCAGCTTGGAGCCACGCTCAGCCTGCTTAGAGCTCCTAACAGAGGTTACGTCCCTCCGGATG ATAGTCAGTTTATACAGGCAGCAACTAGAAAAGTTGATGAAGCACAGGAAAGAGCTATGGGCAATATGAGTTCACTGGCTGATTTGTATGCGTCTCAAAATAGATTCGAAGACTTTGATAAAGTCACAGCTGAAATGGAGAAGATAGAAGAAGAATTTGCTGATTCTCAGAATGCAGCTGAACAGTATTTCGCAGAAAGAAGAGAAAAGTCGTCAAGCAGTAGATCGACACCTAGCATAATAAGGAATTGGGATTCACTTGCGAATGTTCACCGATCCCAACAATTTAGATCGGCCATAGAAATGATAGAGGAACATGAAGAATCGAGCAGAGGCCTACCTGAACCCGAAGATAGGTTAAAAGACGTCACGACAACAGAAGCTGATCGCACACCTGACAAGCCTGATGGTCGCACACTAGATGATGTTGGGGTACAACAACCAGCAGTTGTCATAGACCATGGTGAGATAGCCATGGGTGAGATTACCATTGGTGATAAAGGCCCTGGCGAGATTGCCATGGGTGTGCCTGCCATGGATGACAGCAAGCCTAGAGGCGGTAATGGTTCAACTTTAATTGGTGATCAAGGGAGAAGCGATGTCGCTACTGGTACTACAGCCCCTCCACAGCAGAAGAAAGTCGGTCAAGCAGTAACAGTCGTTAAGCAGAAACAGACAACAGATGAAGAAGCAAGACACAGAAACAGACAAGTGGAGGGTCCTAAGAAGGTCCAGTTTTATAGTCCAGCCGCGCCTATTGATAATCGTCAGGTTAAGCCTACCCGTCCACCGGAGCCAATCCAAAATCATCCTGTTGCGCAAAATCGTTTGGTTGCGCCTACTGGAAATGCTAACGTTGAGCTTTCCCACAGCAATCAAGGTTCAGTGCCTGCAGTTAATTGCAGTCAGCCGAGTAAGGACAAGAACCCACTCCGATTCCAAGGAAAACAGATTGATAGCATTCCAGCATATTCGCCCAACAGTTATGGAGCAAATAGTCAGCCTACCCATATGCCTAACACGATTAAAGCTGACTGGTCACAACCATACAACACTATACAATATTATGGCACAGGGGGCCAAGAACCAAGTAACCAGCAGTTCACACAGGACAACAACATTGGTCAGCCTTCAATGCTTGAGAAGGACATGTGGCGACAGCTGAAGAGAGTTTCCATACCGGTGTTTTCCGGAGACCTGAAGTCTTATGAAAGTTGGAAAGCAGCCTTTGTAGCATGCATCGACAAGGCACCAGCCACTGCAGAATTCAAGCTTTTGCATTTGAGGGAGCATCTGAGAGGTGAAGCGTTGAAAGTGATTGAAAATCTTGGGCATTCAGCAACAGCATATCAAGCGGCAAAGGATAGATTGGATCGGAAATATGGTGGATATAGGAGACAGGTGGCGCTTCACTTCGAGGAAATCCACAACTTTCGTCCAATACGACCTGGAAAGCTGAAAGAAGATGTAGAAAAGTTCGCTGATTTGTTGGACCTTACAGTCATAAACCTAAAAGAGTCCGGCCTTTACAGTGACCTCGACAGTCGTCTGTTGTACTCTAttctgatgaagaaaatgactgaaaagATGGTTGCCGAGTATCATCGTTGGCTAGATGACTACCAGTATAAGGAATCGATTGAAGTTCTTCATGCCTGGATCATAAAGGAAGCACAAGTCCGAATTGTAGCTCATGAAGCTGTTCGTGGGTTTGCCGATGGTACAGGAGATGATAGAAAGAATGGACAAAGCACAGATGACGACAGGAGGCACCGATCAGATGATAActacaagaagaaaaagagctTTTTCACATCCGGGTCAGCAGGAGCAGCAAAACCAGAATTTAAAAGGGACTGTCCTCTTTCATCATGCCAAGAGCAACATGGCATATGGAGTTGCGACAAGTTTAAAGGACTTGAGATTGACAAGAGATGGGATATGGCGAAGGAGCTAAAACTTTGCTATAGATGTCTGGCCAACAGTAATCACCGTGGTGTTGACTGCAAACGTAGTCGTGTGTGCGGAATCGAAGGATGTAAAGAAACACACAATCGCTTACTGCATCGATCCCCATTGCCAAAAGAAAGTCTTTCAGCCACGAAAGGGGAGAATAAGAAAGAGAAAAGGCCTGCAGCAAGTGGTGAGAAACCTAGAAGCCAAAACTATGGAAGTCTTACAACCACATCTGATGACAAAGAAGAGTCTGAATACATCGCTCTCCGCACTGTTCCAGTAATTGTGAAGAACGGGAGGAAACGTTTGAAAATCAACGTACTGTTAGATGATGGAAGTACGACAACCTATATCAACACAGAAGTGGCTGAAGAGTTGGGACTTAAAGGAGAAGTAATGAAGACCACAGTCAGCGTGCTCAATGGAATGGTAGAATCTTTCGAGACCACACCTGTTGAGGTTGGATTAGAGAGTTTGGACAAGCGAATCGATATGATGATCACTGCTAGAACTACCGATAATGTCACCGGAGATATGAAAGCCATCGACTGGAGAGATTATGCGGATAAGTTTGAACATCTGAAAGACATTGCATTCCCGAAACACGGAAAGAGAGAAACCATAGATATGTTGATCGGCGTTGACTACCCGGAGTTACACTTCTCACTAAAAGAGGTTGCAGGAAAGGATGGCGGGCCAATTGCCAGAAAGACTAGACTTGGATGGACATGTGtagggtgtccacaaaaagagaTGAAGAAAGAGAGGAATTTCTTTGTTAATCGGAAGAATACTGTCTTAGAGGAGATTAATGCTACCATGAAGCAGTTTTGGGAGATAGACAGCTCAGGAGCCAAAACCGAGAACCATGGAAGTAGTCACATGTCACTGGAGGACAAAGCAGTTTGCACAGTGATACAGAAGGAGATGGTGTATAAGGACAACCGTTATGAAGTTCCATTGCCATGGAGAGAAGGCAGACCTGAACTGCCCGATAATAGTCAGATGGCGGTTCAGAGACTTGCAAGCACGGAACGAAGATTGCTACGTGAGCCAGAAGTTGCGAAGGCTTACACCGCTACAATCAAGCAGTATCTTGAGAAGAACTACGTACGCAAGGTTCCACCAGCTGAAGAGCAGCCACCGTCAAAGTGGTACTTACCGCATTTCCCAGTTGTCAGGCCTGACAAGTCTACAACGAAAACCCGCATCGTATTTGACGCTTCTGCCAAGTTTGAAGGAGTATCCTTAAATGACACACTTCATCAGGGTCCTAAGTTGCAGAAAGACCTAGTCGATGTCTTACTACGATTTAGAAAAGAGCCAGTTGCTCTCGTCGGAGATATTCAACAGATGTACTTGCAACTAGAAGTTGAAGCCAAGGATAGACCTTTCCAGCGGTTCCTATGGAGAGATCTAGACACAACCAGAGCCCCAGAAGAATATGAGTTCAACAGAGTGGTGTTTGGAATCAATTCGTCGCCGTTCCTCGCACAGTTCGTCGCCGAAGAGCATGCCAAACGCCATAGATCAATCTTCCCTTTAGCCTCGGACACCATACTTAAGTCGACTTTCATGGATGACTCGATGGATTCTGTACTGAACGATACAGAGGGTGTGAAGCTGTATCATGAGTTGGATGAACTCTGGCACAAGGCTGGGATGTACTGCAGAAAATGGCTGTCGAACTCTTTAACCGTGTTAGCTGAGATTCCAGAAGAAGACAGGGCAGCTGAAATAAGTTTAGACGAAGGGGAGCTTCCTTCCACGAAGACTCTTGGTGTTCTCTGGCAGGCGAAAGAAGATCAGTTCAGCTTCACTGCCACACCAGTCGAAGACAACTTCACCTTAACTAAGAGGACATTCCTTCAAAAGTTGGCCAAAGTCTTTGACCCAATGGGTTTCATATCGCCCTACATCATACGCGGAAAGATACTTATGCAAGAGATTTGGACGACTGGAGTTGGATGGGACGATAGGAATCTTGGATGCCTTGAGCAGAAGGCACAGTGCTGGTTtgatgatcttcgagatttagGACTCATAAAGATCCCGAGATGCCTCAGACTGGATTCAACTGAGAAGCTGTTGAGCATCGAAGTTCATGCATTCTCTGATGCGTCGCAGGATGCTTATGGTGCTGTACTTTATGAGAGAACAACCTACGAGGGAGGATTAATCATATCACATTTTATAGTTTCGAAGACTAGAGTTGCCCCGTTGGCTGCAACCAGCATTCCGAGACTTGAGCTGATGGGAGCGACACTCGCCTTGCATTTGACTATGTCCGTAATCGCAGCCTTGCAGCTACCAATGCAGGACGTAACCTTTTGGAGCGATAGTGCTAATGTTCTGTGGTGGATTAGGGGTAGGAGCAGACAGTTTAAACCGTTTGTCGCACACCGTATCGGAGAGATACAGACTCAGACCTGCCCAGATCAGTGGAAGCACGTGCCAACAAAGATGAATCCTGCTGACATCTTAACAAGAGGAGCAAAAGTCAAGGAGTTATCAGACAACACTCTTTGGTGGAACGGGCCGGAATTCCTGCTGAAAGATCATTCTAAATGGCCAGAACAGAACTTCGGAGAAGACAAGTCGCCATCAA AAAACTGCCAGCAGCCAGTAGGGCAAAGGAGACATGGCGAACTCGATGCTGAGGAGATCCACGACGCCGAACATCAGTTCATAAGACAAGCCCAGCTGGAGACCTTTCCGGCCGAGTACAAGGCCCTACAGAAGAATAAAGCTTTACCAGTTGCCAGTAGGATTCAGGGACTACGGCCGATGATCGATCAAGATGGTATCCTCAGGAGCAACGGCAGACTTGAGAAGGCTGAATTCCTTGCCTATGATGTGCGTTACCCTGTGATACTGCCACGAAAGAGTTGGGTGACAACGCTGATCATAAGGTTTCATCATGAACAAGCTAACCATGCAGCCGGAGTCAATCACATATTAGCGTCATTGTCTGCAAAGTATTGGATACCAGCAGGAAGAGAAGCTATCCGAGAGTTCGAGAAGTCATGCTacgaatgcagaagaagaaaagctAAAGCAGCAACACAACTGATGGCGCCACTCCCAAGAGTTAGACAAAGGCTACCACTCCGAGCCTTTGCTCGAACATCCGTGGATTTCGGTGGCCCTTACTTGACGAAGCAGGGCCGTGGCAGGATCCGAACCAAGCGCTACTTATGCTTGTTTACTTGCTTGCTGTCCAGAGCCGTACACCTCGAAATGGCGTTTAGCCTTGACACGGACTAG
- the LOC135497723 gene encoding uncharacterized protein LOC135497723, whose product MNRRGVPLEMYSDNGTNFVSGERELRELVEQFDEDMIERHGAVRGIKWTFNPPLGPHFGGVHEIMIKAAKKATAAILGNADINDEELMTAFSGAEALLNSRPLTYQSADVNDDTPLTPNHLLHGQIGGEFAPAAADNVAYNPRKRWRHVQRLLKHFWRRWMKEWLPMLHPRSKWAQERKDIEVGDIVLVVNPDTNRGKWPLGRVVEVCLGGDGHVRVAKVQIGKHVMTRPITRLCPLECA is encoded by the coding sequence ATGAACCGAAGAGGAGTGCCGTTGGAGATGTACTCGGATAATGGTACAAATTTCGTCAGTGGAGAAAGGGAGCTGCGGGAATTGGTCGAGCAGTTTGACGAAGACATGATTGAGAGACACGGAGCAGTCAGAGGGATCAAGTGGACGTTCAACCCTCCCCTCGGGCCACATTTTGGAGGAGTCCACGAGATCATGATTAAAGCCGCTAAGAAAGCCACTGCAGCAATCCTGGGGAACGCCGACATAAACGATGAAGAGTTGATGACTGCCTTTAGTGGTGCAGAAGCCCTCTTAAACTCCAGGCCCCTAACTTACCAGTCCGCAGACGTTAATGACGACACACCATTAACCCCGAACCACCTGTTAcatggtcaaattggtggtgaGTTCGCACCTGCAGCTGCTGATAACGTCGCCTACAACCCAAGGAAGAGATGGCGACATGTTCAACGATTGCTGAAGCACTTTTGGAGGCGCTGGATGAAAGAGTGGCTTCCAATGCTACATCCAAGAAGCAAATGGGCCCAGGAGCGAAAGGACATTGAAGTTGGCGATATCGTTCTTGTCGTCAATCCAGATACGAACAGAGGAAAGTGGCCGCTTGGACGTGTGGTCGAAGTATGTCTTGGCGGAGATGGCCATGTCAGGGTGGCCAAGGTGCAGATCGGGAAACACGTGATGACACGTCCTATCACCAGACTCTGTCCGCTAGAATGTGCATAA
- the LOC135497725 gene encoding uncharacterized protein LOC135497725: MTTKMKAGKRGSDKAARQLKKICYIPGISGSFGGVNTLKRVVGSKISTSDIKKWLRSQATYTLHMPIRRHFKRRRIVVADIAEQWEADLVDLCRIVKYNKPHKYLLTVIDTLNILGTFYEKELQKVDVSPEKTYKFERILAERGRGRTKEYLVKWDGYPAKFNSWVRKADVQHL, from the coding sequence ATGACGACAAAAATGAAAGCTGGGAAGCGTGGTAGTGACAAAGCAGCCAGGCAATTGAAAAAGATCTGTTACATACCAGGTATTTCCGGTAGTTTTGGAGGTGTAAATACCTTAAAGAGGGTGGTCGGTAGTAAGATATCGACCTCTGACATCAAGAAATGGTTAAGAAGTCAAGCCACATACACGCTCCACATGCCGATCCGTCGCCATTTCAAACGAAGGCGTATTGTTGTCGCCGACATCGCCGAACAGTGGGAAGCGGATCTCGTTGATTTGTGTAGAATAGTCAAATATAATAAACCTCATAAATATTTGCTCACAGTGATCGATACTCTAAACATCTTAGGCACTTTCTACGAAAAAGAGCTGCAGAAAGTAGATGTGTCGCCAGAAAAGACCTATAAATTCGAGAGAATACTTGCAGAACGCGGCAGGGGTAGAACAAAAGAATATTTAGTTAAATGGGATGGCTATCCAGCAAAGTTCAACAGTTGGGTGCGCAAGGCAGACGTTCAACATCTATGA